From a region of the Tenggerimyces flavus genome:
- a CDS encoding DUF6328 family protein has translation MNEDGQPDARPDARPDGRQESPAERADRNLGEMLQELRVLQTGVQILFGFLLILAVQPRFASADGFEKGVYFTTLLLSCVATIFLMAPVAYHRVLFGRGRKVEIVKMSNRLTHVGMVALWLAISSAVLLVLDLVLQRSFAWIISIAIAVLFLAVWYVLPLSRLSDPAEGDD, from the coding sequence GTGAACGAGGACGGCCAACCCGACGCGAGGCCCGACGCGAGGCCCGACGGCAGGCAGGAGTCCCCGGCCGAGCGCGCCGACCGGAACCTCGGCGAGATGCTGCAGGAGCTGCGGGTTCTGCAGACCGGCGTGCAGATCCTGTTCGGTTTCCTGCTGATCCTCGCCGTTCAGCCTCGGTTCGCCTCCGCGGACGGGTTCGAGAAGGGCGTGTACTTCACCACGCTGCTGCTGAGCTGTGTCGCGACGATCTTCCTGATGGCGCCGGTCGCGTACCACCGGGTGCTGTTCGGGCGCGGTCGCAAGGTCGAGATCGTCAAGATGTCGAACCGGCTCACCCACGTCGGCATGGTCGCGCTCTGGCTCGCGATCTCTTCCGCTGTCCTGCTCGTCCTGGACCTGGTGCTGCAACGGTCGTTCGCGTGGATCATCAGTATCGCGATCGCCGTGTTGTTCCTCGCGGTCTGGTACGTGCTCCCGCTGTCCCGGCTCTCCGACCCCGCCGAGGGCGACGACTGA
- the pdxA gene encoding 4-hydroxythreonine-4-phosphate dehydrogenase PdxA: MNRPIIAITMGDAAGVGPEVVVKALAQPSVYERCRPFVVGDLARLARAVEITGVKLTLRAVSGPLEATFSPGEVSCVDLALIPADLPFGELSPVAGDAAFRYIERAVALAMGGEVDAICTAPLNKAALHAGGHVYPGHTEILAELTGTPEVSMMLSAPSLRVIHCTTHLGLLDAVARIEPGLVERTIVRAHATLVKSGIAEPRIAVCGINPHAGENGLFGNGEEESKVAPGVEAARAAGIDAQGPLPADTVFFRAVRGDFDAVVAMYHDQGHCPVKVLGLDAGVNITVGLPVIRTSVDHGTAFDIAGTGTAEEGSMLEALRQAAELAPTRPE; this comes from the coding sequence ATGAACCGTCCGATCATCGCGATCACGATGGGCGACGCGGCCGGCGTCGGTCCGGAGGTTGTCGTGAAGGCGTTGGCGCAGCCGTCGGTGTACGAGAGGTGCCGGCCGTTCGTTGTCGGCGACCTCGCGCGGCTCGCCCGCGCGGTCGAGATCACCGGTGTCAAGCTGACCTTGCGTGCGGTCTCCGGTCCGTTGGAGGCGACGTTCTCGCCCGGTGAGGTCTCGTGCGTGGACCTCGCGCTGATCCCCGCTGACCTGCCGTTCGGCGAACTGTCACCGGTGGCGGGCGACGCGGCGTTCCGCTACATCGAGCGCGCGGTGGCGTTGGCCATGGGCGGCGAGGTAGACGCGATCTGCACGGCCCCGTTGAACAAGGCGGCCCTGCACGCGGGCGGGCACGTGTACCCAGGGCACACGGAGATCCTGGCGGAGCTGACCGGGACGCCGGAGGTGTCGATGATGCTGTCGGCGCCTTCGTTGCGGGTGATCCACTGCACGACGCACCTCGGACTGCTGGACGCAGTGGCGCGGATCGAGCCGGGCTTGGTGGAACGGACGATCGTTCGCGCGCATGCGACGTTGGTGAAGTCCGGGATCGCCGAGCCGCGGATCGCGGTCTGCGGGATCAACCCGCATGCGGGCGAGAACGGCCTGTTCGGCAACGGCGAAGAGGAGTCCAAGGTGGCCCCCGGCGTGGAGGCCGCTCGTGCCGCGGGGATCGACGCGCAGGGTCCGTTGCCCGCGGACACCGTGTTCTTCCGTGCCGTCCGCGGCGACTTCGACGCGGTGGTGGCGATGTACCACGACCAGGGCCACTGCCCCGTGAAGGTGCTGGGCCTGGACGCCGGCGTGAACATCACCGTCGGCCTACCCGTGATCCGCACCTCGGTCGACCACGGCACGGCCTTCGACATCGCGGGAACGGGAACAGCGGAGGAGGGCAGCATGCTCGAAGCCCTCCGCCAAGCCGCCGAGCTCGCCCCGACCCGACCGGAGTAA
- a CDS encoding four-carbon acid sugar kinase family protein, whose translation MAPLVAVLADDLTGAADTGIGFRRSGLRTVVGWDLSLLSGPYDVVALDLGTRALGAAAAAERVGLAVAAARSAGVETLYKKVDSLARGQLGPEVRAALDAWGPRSVAIVAPAFPAVGRTTVDGWQLDRGRPVSHLVGTLVAAGVSALPNAEVVGSDGVRAVVCDASTTVDLRTLAVAGASLGRDVVWVGSGGLAAELPAALGLAGSFASAVPSVRPVLTVVGSMAPRAASQVAQLDARGRPIVSLSQLGLALREGASPVVALDLSPGEEDVRHVRLLADELARHAPSVGGLVLTGGETASSVLRAFGVTALELVDEIEHGVPVSLASGAWRGPVVTKAGTFGDADSLVRAVETLEGVR comes from the coding sequence ATGGCGCCTCTCGTTGCTGTCCTGGCCGACGACCTGACCGGCGCGGCGGACACCGGGATCGGCTTCCGGCGCTCGGGGCTGCGGACCGTTGTGGGCTGGGACCTTTCGCTGTTGTCGGGGCCGTACGACGTCGTTGCACTCGATCTCGGCACGCGTGCGCTGGGGGCTGCCGCCGCTGCCGAACGGGTCGGCTTGGCTGTCGCGGCGGCGCGCTCGGCGGGTGTGGAGACCCTGTACAAGAAGGTCGACTCGTTGGCGCGCGGCCAGCTCGGACCCGAGGTGCGGGCCGCGCTGGACGCCTGGGGGCCGCGGTCGGTCGCGATCGTCGCGCCGGCGTTCCCCGCGGTCGGGCGAACGACCGTGGACGGCTGGCAGCTCGACCGGGGTCGGCCTGTCTCGCACCTGGTCGGGACGCTGGTCGCGGCGGGGGTCTCCGCTTTGCCGAACGCCGAAGTCGTGGGGTCGGACGGCGTCCGCGCGGTGGTATGCGACGCCTCGACGACCGTGGATCTGCGCACGCTCGCCGTTGCCGGCGCGTCGCTGGGACGGGACGTGGTTTGGGTGGGTTCGGGCGGTCTTGCCGCCGAGCTGCCCGCTGCCCTGGGGCTTGCGGGGTCCTTCGCCTCCGCCGTTCCTTCGGTACGGCCGGTGCTGACCGTGGTGGGCAGCATGGCGCCGCGCGCCGCGTCCCAGGTCGCCCAGCTCGACGCGCGCGGCCGTCCGATCGTCTCTTTGTCGCAGCTGGGTCTTGCGCTGCGGGAGGGGGCGAGCCCGGTCGTCGCGCTGGACCTGTCACCCGGCGAGGAGGACGTTCGGCACGTTCGCCTCCTCGCGGACGAGCTCGCGCGGCACGCGCCCTCCGTCGGAGGGCTCGTCCTGACCGGTGGCGAGACGGCGTCGTCGGTGCTGCGGGCGTTCGGGGTGACCGCGTTGGAGCTGGTGGACGAGATCGAACACGGCGTGCCCGTGTCGCTCGCGTCCGGTGCGTGGCGTGGGCCGGTGGTGACCAAGGCGGGGACGTTCGGCGATGCTGACAGTCTGGTTCGTGCAGTCGAGACGCTCGAGGGAGTTCGATGA
- a CDS encoding LOG family protein, which translates to MPAERPYCEVESLEHFDALVAHGARSMRGWHLQSIDLTDRSEVLSKLDAAGALFLGCAMDERAERLVRRHGGLVFPTLPDIGFDPYRGRLYSPDELYAGLDEGGYEATCDARIYAWARHEEAHHSVGATLASALHDHAITDALEELIDGRNVVGIMGGHAVRRGEQRFADAAWLGRTLTRAGRIVATGGGPGSMEAANLGAFLAPHDDDALAEALDILGRQPDFEHDVTAWAKAAFEVRSKWSESFGHSLGVPTWHYGHEPPNAFASEVAKFFRNSLREDVLLGRSNAGVAFLPGAAGTVQEIFTVATANFYADAGTGMPMVLVGRSYWTERFPAWQLLSELGKGRPMAEQLTLVDTVAEAAAVLCDA; encoded by the coding sequence ATGCCCGCCGAGCGCCCCTACTGCGAGGTCGAGAGCCTCGAGCACTTCGACGCGCTCGTCGCGCACGGTGCCCGTTCGATGCGGGGCTGGCACCTGCAGTCGATCGACCTCACCGACCGTTCCGAGGTGCTCTCCAAGCTCGACGCCGCCGGCGCGCTGTTCCTCGGCTGTGCCATGGACGAGCGCGCCGAGCGCCTGGTCAGACGCCACGGCGGCCTGGTGTTCCCGACGCTCCCGGACATCGGGTTCGACCCGTACCGCGGCCGCCTCTACTCCCCCGACGAGCTCTATGCCGGCCTCGACGAGGGCGGGTACGAGGCCACCTGCGACGCCCGCATCTACGCTTGGGCACGGCACGAGGAGGCGCACCACTCCGTCGGCGCGACGCTGGCCTCGGCGCTGCACGACCACGCGATCACCGACGCGCTCGAGGAGCTGATCGACGGCCGGAACGTCGTCGGCATCATGGGCGGGCACGCCGTACGCCGCGGCGAGCAGCGGTTCGCCGACGCCGCCTGGCTCGGTCGTACGCTCACCCGCGCCGGCCGCATTGTCGCCACCGGCGGCGGTCCGGGCTCGATGGAGGCCGCCAACCTCGGCGCGTTCCTCGCCCCGCACGACGACGACGCGCTCGCCGAGGCGCTGGACATCCTTGGCCGGCAGCCGGACTTCGAGCATGACGTGACCGCCTGGGCGAAGGCCGCGTTCGAGGTCAGGTCGAAGTGGTCGGAGTCGTTCGGGCACAGCCTCGGCGTTCCCACCTGGCACTACGGCCACGAGCCGCCGAACGCGTTCGCCAGCGAGGTCGCGAAGTTCTTCCGGAACTCGCTCCGCGAGGACGTCCTGCTCGGCCGCTCGAACGCTGGCGTCGCGTTCCTGCCGGGAGCGGCCGGAACGGTGCAGGAGATCTTCACGGTCGCGACCGCGAACTTCTACGCGGACGCGGGTACAGGGATGCCGATGGTGCTGGTCGGCCGCTCGTACTGGACCGAACGCTTCCCCGCCTGGCAGCTGCTGTCCGAGCTCGGCAAAGGCCGCCCGATGGCCGAGCAGCTGACGCTCGTCGACACGGTCGCCGAGGCCGCCGCGGTGCTCTGTGACGCGTGA